From Salvelinus sp. IW2-2015 linkage group LG2, ASM291031v2, whole genome shotgun sequence, one genomic window encodes:
- the LOC111976472 gene encoding protein mono-ADP-ribosyltransferase PARP14-like isoform X1: MTEKTVILEGLPDDLDKIRSKLDLYFKNKRRSGGEVLQIQDYPGDKKKALLVYLEDASLQKVLAKRDHKIDFKKPIGVVELQVKLKENGGETKVKNIKPPLLPKRDNLTLVGKSALNTKEKQPVSDSQADSVEDKDIKADTYTLLVRTTKELEKELLKLYFDQFASEEEGVSITRHGKNSWILKLSFQSDAEKVLAKKEHQYGISVEVYNETAVEGKLDNRRFVLTGFNESCKCDIISLFIGSCSQGAEHAWEIMDDGDRVVVSFKQNIDIKSFLRKCSSKKFQGMEIGACRLELTDSVLVQGDMSQIKGGVEEALNLYFSSKRSKGGDIKSQIWVTKGKSMVITFEDCHVAYQVAEHKHHFGGVDLIAQLFYSSLQKALTGQTAPQSDIPSNIALCLSSALFDFIKCDEARKQDLTTGLRKVNASISFNMITEPPQMELDMTMEKESLGMLRLGPKWGRIARREALALLEKYKEVQLPTAVEVWERVENSCLGLKSSDASISYKKSNGEIVVVGVQNEVKTLVEKIEHMVKKVSDELQMERNTIVRKISLDSKEKFEIIWDLVSGKLVDVEFSKDEESFIICLKGLENKVSTAEGVVHEAMGNVETRLLNVSVPMMEFLKSLDLKKFERKHFAQNHISSVFLLGDGSIQILAERADIQRAEDTLHEVIKEEVIKLTPDQAHVTNGEQWTQFFAILNGDLKFTKNNHNVSISVTQEKIGVCGFSSVVANVAGKLRGYLDNKKPETVDVSLKSVQEVEFVASCMNLSEVPEIKVLGVTILPCKTLGSPCLKITAASDKIKEAVDAVKQQVSTITTERYTYSKAGESKVLEKNQVDLQSKFKDLGCKLYLSPVITHCQKYRYNIERCFTLTVGQGNISKHAADALICPLSSSLSFDTPIAKQFLRIGGPDIRKVFDKFLKERQTLQPGDVVLSNPGTLGAQHLIYAVIPVWGKNTSTLKNINLQLTVQNSLLKADIKKCVSICMPAMGCGTFGFPVTESCAAVIKGVLGFIKQKPQHLRNIFVIDSDAKIVGEFQSAIEGEGYRRQQITNKTATGTTPTAPSAATAPHNTHPPPALVAKPGSDIKVIISGVSVILKKGDITKETVDVIVNSNNHHLNLNSGVSGAILKEAGKSVVDECRTRVQSLGVLKDDDVVLSCGGKLNCKNIAQIVGPKNAADITTSIEKVLNLCEHRKAVTVSIPTIGTGKGGIEPKDSIKAILKGLESHISQMSSSSIKIIFIVAFEQKIFDLLRDYFNERNLGPHKIEQAPSTSTPSQCSLPPNQVKIHGVRIEVRRGDITQETVRGIVNTTNSSISLTRGVSAAILKAAGSAVEQECKTICPLRADAAGVTSGGALQCDFILHMLVPHSVADTTLRVTKVLKCCEDKQITTVSFPAVGTGGGGLNGADSIGAILQGIQDHLSQCLVPTIIKLIYIVIYEDKVLQECQLGLNQWKTRQMDKDDLCSDDDDDDDDSDSEDDDDDTSSGEGDGSSGQTGKTIEAIIGPVKVKVVCGDITKEKTDAIVSSTNSSLDLNSGVSGAILKAAGQSVVDECKALGTQPNDGVVITKPGNIQAKHIIHMVGQTKEKEITSSMLKVLKMCEDKKIQSVSIPALGTGAGNLGAVEVGNAMLHAITELQKTIGTPSVKTIHIVIFQTKMMKDFDEVMKKFKKVTPKTAAKKLSKTLKENTPAQPAPTKPALCLASATAAVVFPSMEAEVYGPSPASLAQVKKLLDELVSEECVSQDLPSSHLPLLLEPQKQAIVALSQNNQVCVLVASPNKVTVSGKKDDVFSAVLQIRDYLLGARDRDNREGEEKRMRETVRWEAGEGEAWGELDQSLSYDLELACHRKDKSFKYNHQGETFTVDLSGMQQTDSKGTITRVKRSLVADSDTAVIQFPRSWTRMDGKDLEIVTLASNSGEYQSIEKEFVATSKKPNTKTQSTVQIVQIQRIQSKDQWQRYAVKKQALDKKYPKNKNELNLYHGTTKDICQKINACGFNRSFCGRNATVYGDGTYFAKETWYSCQDAYSNPDASGLKYMYRARVLVGNPCLGVRGMKEPNPLNPTDLHQGLHDCAVNDLQNPFIYVVFWDAGAYPDYLISFKTV, translated from the exons ATGACGGAAAAAACAGTGATTTTGGAGGGTCTGCCAGACGACCTAGACAAAATTAGATCCAAGTTGGATTTGTACTTCAAAAACAAAAGAAGGTCTGGAGGAGAGGTATTACAAATTCAAGACTATCCTGGGGACAAGAAGAAGGCTCTGCTCGTTTACCTCGAAGATGCAT CTCTGCAGAAAGTGTTGGCTAAAAGAGATCATAAGATAGATTTTAAAAAACCCATTGGGGTGGTTGAGCTTCAAGTGAAACTGAAAGAGAATGGCGGTGAAACAAAAGTGAAGAATATTAAACCACCTCTCTTACCAAAAAGAGACAATCTGACTCTTGTGGGGAAATCTGCACTCAACACCAAAGAGAAG CAGCCAGTGTCAGATAGTCAAGCAG ATTCAGTGGAGGATAAGGATATTAAAGCAGACACATATACACTGCTTGTTAGAACCACCAAGGAACTCGAAAAGGAGCTCCTTAAATTGTATTTTGACCAGTTTGCATCGGAAGAAGAAGGGGTCAGCATTACAAGACATGGCAAGAATAGCTGGATCCTCAAACTGTCCTTTCAGTCAG ATGCAGAGAAAGTCCTTGCCAAGAAGGAGCATCAGTATGGCATTTCTGTGGAGGTGTACAATGAGACTGCTGTGGAAGGGAAACTGGACAACAGGCGCTTCGTCCTGACTGGGTTTAATGAGAGCTGCAAGTGCGACATCATCTCTCTGTTCATCGGCAGCTGCAGCCAAGGGGCTGAGCATGCCTGGGAGATCATGGACGATGGAGACAGAGTAGTGGTCAGCTTCAAACAGAACATTG ACATAAAGTCCTTCCTTAGGAAATGTTCATCAAAGAAGTTCCAGGGCATGGAGATCGGGGCGTGTCGTTTAGAGCTGACAGACTCTGTGCTTGTCCAGGGAGACATGAGCCAAATcaaaggaggagtggaggaggccCTCAATCTCTACTTCTCCAGCAAAAGGAGCAAAGGAGGAGATATCAAGTCCCAGATCTGGGTTACCAAGGGCAAGAGCATGGTCATCACCTTTGAAGACTGTCATG TTGCCTATCAGGTGGCGGAACACAAGCATCATTTCGGTGGGGTGGACCTCATAGCTCAGCTATTCTACTCCAGTCTGCAGAAGGCGTTAACAGGGCAAACAGCTCCCCAATCAGACATCCCTTCTAACATAGCCCTTTGTCTCAGTTCAGCACTTTTTGACTTCATTAAATGTGATGAAGCCCGCAAGCAGGATTTAACAACTGGACTACGTAAGGTCAATGCTAGCATCTCCTTCAATATGATCACAGAACCCCCACAGATGGAGCTGGACATGACCATGGAGAAGGAGTCCTTGGGCATGCTCAGACTGGGCCCTAAATGGGGAAGAATTGCCCGGAGAGAGGCTCTGGCCTTGCTAGAGAAATACAAAGAGGTTCAGCTGCCCACAGCGGTGGAGGTCTGGGAAAGGGTTGAGAATAGTTGTCTTGGTCTCAAATCCTCTGATGCCAGCATCTCTTACAAGAAGAGCAATGGTGAGATTGTGGTGGTAGGAGTGCAGAATGAGGTGAAGACCCTTGTGGAGAAGATTGAGCACATGGTGAAGAAGGTCAGTGATGAGCTTCAGATGGAGAGGAACACAATAGTAAGAAAAATCTCACTGGACTCCAAAGAGAAGTTTGAGATCATCTGGGATCTTGTCTCTGGCAAACTAGTGGACGTGGAGTTTTCCAAAGATGAAGAAAGTTTCATCATATGTCTAAAGGGTTTGGAGAACAAGGTGAGTACCGCAGAAGGTGTTGTCCATGAGGCAATGGGGAATGTTGAAACCAGACTGCTTAATGTATCAGTGCCTATGATGGAGTTTTTGAAATCTCTGGACCTGAAGAAGTTTGAGAGGAAGCATTTTGCCCAGAACCACATATCGTCTGTATTCCTCCTTGGTGATGGTTCCATCCAGATCCTTGCAGAAAGAGCTGACATCCAGAGAGCTGAAGACACATTACATGAGGTCATCAAAGAGGAAGTCATCAAACTCACACCAGACCAAGCCCATGTGACCAATGGCGAACAATGGACACAGTTCTTTGCCATACTTAATGGCGACCTCAAATTCACCAAGAACAACCACAATGTCAGCATCTCAGTAACACAGGAGAAGATTGGAGTCTGTGGATTCTCCAGTGTGGTGGCAAATGTGGCAGGGAAGTTGAGGGGATACCTGGACAACAAGAAGCCGGAAACAGTGGATGTCTCTCTCAAATCAGTCCAGGAAGTAGAGTTTGTGGCCTCTTGCATGAACCTCTCAGAGGTCCCTGAAATCAAGGTTCTGGGCGTGACTATACTGCCATGCAAAACACTAGGATCTCCTTGTCTGAAGATCACGGCAGCGAGTGATAAAATCAAAGAGGCCGTAGATGCAGTGAAACAGCAGGTCAGTACAATTACAACGGAGAGGTACACATACTCCAAAGCCGGAGAGTCCAAAGTCCTAGAGAAAAACCAAGTGGATCTGCAGTCTAAGTTCAAGGATTTAGGGTGCAAACTCTACCTATCACCAGTGATTACCCACTGTCAGAAATACAGATACAACATTGAACGTTGCTTCACTTTAACTGTTGGTCAGGGTAACATCTCCAAACATGCTGCAGATGCTTTGATCTGCCCTCTGAGCAGCAGTCTGTCCTTTGATACTCCGATCGCCAAGCAGTTCCTTCGGATTGGTGGGCCTGATATCAGGAAGGTGTTTGACAAGTTCCTGAAGGAGAGGCAGACTCTACAGCCAGGAGATGTGGTCTTGTCCAACCCAGGCACCCTTGGAGCTCAGCACCTCATCTATGCAGTGATTCCAGTATGGGGGAAGAACACCTCAACTCTTAAAAATATCAATCTACAGTTGACGGTCCAGAACAGTTTACTGAAAGCAGACATCAAGAAGTGTGTCTCCATATGTATGCCAGCGATGGGGTGCGGTACCTTTGGTTTTCCCGTCACAGAGAGCTGTGCAGCAGTTATCAAGGGAGTCCTTGGTTTCATTAAACAGAAACCCCAACACCTGAGGAACATATTTGTGATAGACTCCGATGCCAAGATAGTGGGGGAGTTCCAGTCAGCCATTGAAGGAGAG GGTTATCGTCGACAACAAATAACCAACAAAACagcaacaggcacaactccaactgCTCCCTCTGCAGCCACTGCCCCACATAACACACATCCACCACCAGCCCTAGTGGCTAAGCCAGGCTCAGACATCAAAG TGATTATTAGTGGAGTGTCAGTGATCCTGAAGAAGGGAGACATCACCAAAGAGACAGTGGATGTCATAGTGAATTCCAACAACCATCATCTGAATCTTAATTCTG GTGTGTCTGGAGCCATCCTAAAGGAAGCTGGGAAATCAGTAGTGGATGAATGCAGAACAAGGGTACAATCACTTG GTGTCCTGAAGGACGATGATGTTGTGCTCTCATGTGGTGGGAAACTGAACTGTAAGAACATAGCTCAGATAGTTGGGCCCAAGAATGCTGCAGATATCACTACCTCCATAGAGAAGGTCCTTAATCTGTGTGAGCACAGGAAGGCAGTCACAGTGTCCATTCCTACTATTGGCACAG GGAAAGGTGGGATTGAGCCCAAAGATTCCATCAAGGCCATACTAAAAGGACTGGAGAGCCACATATCACAGATGTCTTCATCCAGCATCAAAATCATCTTCATAGTGGCCTTTGAGCAAAAGATCTTTGACCTCTTGAGAGATTACTTTAACGAAAGGAACCTGGGCCCACACAAAATCGAGCAG GCTCCATCAACATCTACACCTTCTCAGTGCAGTCTTCCCCCAAATCAAG TTAAAATCCATGGTGTCAGAATTGAAGTGAGGAGAGGCGACATCACTCAAGAAACTGTCAGAGGTATCGTGAATACCACCAACTCAAGTATCAGCTTAACAAGAG GAGTTAGTGCTGCGATTCTCAAAGCAGCTGGGAGCGCAGTTGAACAGGAGTGCAAAACCATTT GCCCTCTGAGGGCTGATGCAGCAGGGGTGACCAGTGGAGGGGCCCTGCAGTGTGACTTCATCCTCCACATGCTGGTGCCCCACTCTGTGGCTGACACTACACTACGAGTCACCAAGGTGCTGAAGTGCTGTGAGGACAAACAGATCACAACTGTGTCCTTCCCTGCTGTGGGCACTG GAGGTGGCGGCCTTAATGGTGCAGACTCCATTGGTGCCATCCTCCAGGGCATCCAGGATCATCTATCACAGTGCCTCGTTCCTACCATCATCAAACTGATCTACATTGTCATCTATGAGGACAAGGTCCTGCAGGAGTGTCAGCTGGGGCTCAACCAGTGGAAGACTAGACAGATG GATAAAGATGATCTttgtagtgatgatgatgatgatgatgatgacagtgactctgaggatgatgatgatgacaccaGCTCTGGGGAAGGAGACGGCAGCAGTGGCCAGACAG GAAAGACCATTGAAGCAATAATTGGGCCAGTGAAGGTCAAGGTGGTATGTGGGGACATCACTAAGGAGAAAACAGACGCCATCGTCAGCAGTACAAACTCAAGCCTCGATCTGAACTCAG GTGTTTCAGGAGCCATTCTAAAAGCAGCTGGACAGTCGGTTGTGGACGAGTGCAAAGCTTTAG GGACCCAACCCAATGATGGTGTTGTCATAACCAAACCTGGAAACATCCAGGCCAAGCACATCATTCACATGGTGGGGCAGACCAAGGAGAAGGAGATCACCAGCTCCATGCTCAAGGTGTTGAAGATGTGTGAAGACAAGAAAATCCAGTCGGTCTCTATTCCAGCACTTGGAACAG GTGCTGGTAACTTGGGAGCAGTGGAGGTTGGGAATGCAATGTTGCACGCAATAACTGAGCTACAGAAAACCATCGGAACCCCATCAGTTAAAACGATTCACATTGTTATATTCCAAACCAAGATGATGAAGGACTTTGATGAGGTTATGAAAAAGTTCAAAAAGGTGACACCCAAGACTGCTG CCAAAAAGTTATCAAAAACGTTAAAAGAAAACACACCAGCCCAGCCTGCTCCTACCAAACCAGCCCTGTGTTTGGCCAGCGCCACAGCAGCGGTGGTCTTCCCCAGTATGGAGGCTGAGGTGTACGGGCCTTCCCCTGCCAGCCTGGCTCAGGTGAAGAAACTTCTGGACGAGCTGGTCTCTGAGGAGTGCGTTAGCCAGGACCTGCCCTCCAGCCACCTGCCCCTGCTGCTGGAGCCGCAGAAACAGGCCATCGTGGCCCTGAGCCAGAATAACCAGGTCTGTGTCCTGGTAGCATCCCCAAACAAAGTCACTGTCTCTGGGAAGAAAGACGACGTTTTTTCCGCTGTCCTCCAGATTAGGGACTATCTGCTGGGGGCGAGGGACAGGGATAaccgggagggagaggagaagaggatgagggagaCGGTGCGCTgggaggccggagagggagaggCCTGGGGAGAGCTGGATCAGAGTCTCAGCTATGACCTGGAGCTGGCCTGCCACAGGAAAGACAAGAGTTTTAAATATAACCACCAGGGGGAGACATTCACTGTTGATCTGAGCGGAATGCAGCAGACTGACAGCAAAGGGACCATCACCAGGGTCAAAAGGAGTCTTGTGGCAGATTCTGACACAG CTGTCATTCAGTTCCCACGTAGCTGGACCAGAATGGACGGCAAGGATCTGGAGATAGTCACACTGGCTTCTAACTCAGGGGAGTACCAGAGCATAGAGAAGGAATTTGTTGCAACCTCCAAGAAACCAAATACTAAAACACAATCAACCGTTCAGATTGTCCAG ATCCAGAGGATTCAGAGCAAGGACCAGTGGCAGAGGTACGCAGTGAAGAAACAGGCGTTGGATAAGAAGTATCCTAAAAACAAGAATGAGCTGAACCTTTACCATGGTACCACCAAAGACATCTGTCAGAAAATCAATGCCTGTGGTTTCAATAGGAGCTTCTGTGGGAGAAACG CTACTGTTTACGGGGATGGGACCTACTTTGCCAAAGAGACGTGGTACTCGTGCCAGGATGCCTACTCCAACCCAGACGCCAGTGGGCTTAAGTACATGTACCGTGCCAGGGTGCTAGTGGGTAACCCCTGCCTAGGGGTGCGGGGCATGAAGGAGCCGAACCCTCTGAACCCTACTGATCTCCATCAGGGCCTGCATGACTGTGCTGTCAATGACCTGCAGAATCCCTTTATTTATGTGGTGTTCTGGGATGCAGGGGCCTACCCTGACTACCTCATCAGCTTCAagactgtctga